Proteins encoded together in one Cicer arietinum cultivar CDC Frontier isolate Library 1 chromosome 4, Cicar.CDCFrontier_v2.0, whole genome shotgun sequence window:
- the LOC101493301 gene encoding ABC transporter G family member 39-like — translation MTVRETLDFSGRCLGVGTWYDMLTELSRREIAAGIKPDPEIDAFMKVIAMHGQETSLVTYYILKILGLDICSDILVGDEMRRGISGGQKRRLTTGEMLVGPAKVLFMDAISTGLDSSTTFQIVRFMRQMVHIMDITMIISLLQPAPETYNLFDDIILLSEGEIVYQGPRESVLDFFQTMGFKCPERKGVSDFLQEVTSRKDQEQYWFRRDIPYQYVSVPEFVAHFNNYITGKKLHEEIHVPFDSRKNHPAALMKEKYGISKWELFKACFSREWLFMKRSYFVYIFKTFQITVISVITMSVFFRTEMKHTKIEDGGKFYGALFFSLINVMFNGLAEMTMTVNRLPVFFKQRDLLFYPAWAFALPIWVLRVPLSLLESGVWIIITYYTIGFAPAASRFFRQLLAFFCVNQMTLSLFRLSAAIGRTRVLAVSLSSIAVLVAFISSGFIVSRDDIEPWMIWCYYASPMMYGMTAIATNEFLDIRWSTPNNDPRINEPTIGKAILRAKGIVTEDYWYWISISALIGYSLLFNVCFVLALTYLNPFGNSKSIILEEDDNEKSTLASLSMEKTTAEMTEKSSASNAQWVEGVDMDGRNKSHSSISIHEEHAKSKKGMVLPFQPLSLAFENVNYYIDVPNEMKTQGIKENRLQLLRDISGSFRPGILTALVGVSGAGKTTLMDVLAGRKTGGYIEGSINISGYPKNQETFARISGYCEQNDIHSPHITIYESLMFSAWLRLSKEVDIKTRKMFIEEVLELVELYPVRNFIVGLPGIDGLSFEQRKRLTIAVELVANPSIIFMDEPTTGLDARAAAVVMRTVRNTVDTGRTVVCTIHQPSIDLFEHFDELLLMKRGGQVIYEGPLGQNSEKLIEYFEAIKGIPKIEDGYNPASWMLDITSLVVESQLNIDFAELYIKSGLYQRNQELIKELSTPALGIKDLYFPSKCSQSFVTQCYACLWKQYLSYWRNPQYNANRFFMTIVFGVIFGLAYWKKGDKMQKEQDLLNMIGVMYSSCIFLGGANANIVQPVVAIERIVLYRERSAGMYSELPYAIGQVAIEITYVVIQSLVYSIILFSMIGFHQQVEHFLWLYFFIFMSFICFTLYGMMIVALTPNLQISTIVITFFTCLWNLFSGFLIPMTKIPIWWRWYYWASPVAWTIDGLVTSQVGDMNNPIEVPGFRPMTVKDYLERQFGFRENFLGFVALAHIAFSLVFLFVFAYGIKFLNFQKR, via the exons ATGACAGTAAGAGAGACACTAGACTTCTCCGGACGGTGCTTGGGAGTTGGAACATGGTATGATATGCTGACAGAATTGTCAAGGCGAGAAATAGCAGCAGGTATCAAACCAGATCCTGAGATTGATGCTTTCATGAAAGTCATAGCAATGCACGGTCAAGAAACCAGTCTTGTTACATATTACATTCTTAAG ATTCTTGGGCTGGATATATGTTCTGATATTTTGGTTGGAGATGAGATGAGAAGGGGCATATCTGGTGGACAAAAGAGGCGTTTAACTACCG GTGAGATGTTGGTGGGACCTGCAAAAGTCCTCTTTATGGATGCAATTTCAACTGGTTTGGATAGTTCTACAACCTTCCAAATTGTTAGGTTTATGAGGCAGATGGTTCATATCATGGACATAACTATGATAATCTCACTTTTGCAACCTGCACCAGAAACATATAACCTTTTCGATGACATAATATTACTTTCAGAAGGTGAGATTGTCTATCAAGGTCCCCGTGAGAGTGTTCTAGATTTTTTTCAAACTATGGGCTTTAAGTGCCCAGAAAGGAAAGGAGTGTCTGATTTTTTACAGGAGGTAACTTCCAGAAAGGATCAAGAACAATACTGGTTCAGAAGAGACATACCTTACCAATATGTTAGTGTTCCTGAGTTTGTAGCCCACTTCAATAATTACATCACTGGTAAAAAACTTCATGAAGAGATTCATGTTCCATTTGATTCTAGAAAAAATCATCCTGCAGCATTAATGAAGGAAAAGTATGGAATATCCAAATGGGAACTCTTCAAGGCATGCTTTTCAAGAGAATGGCTATTCATGAAGCGTAGCTACTTTGTGTATATATTTAAGACTTTTCAGATTACTGTCATTTCTGTAATAACCATGTCAGTATTTTTTAGGACAGAAATGAAGCACACTAAAATTGAAGATGGAGGAAAATTTTATGGTGCATTATTTTTCAGCCTTATCAATGTGATGTTCAATGGATTAGCAGAGATGACAATGACTGTTAATAGACTTCCTGTTTTCTTCAAGCAGAGAGATTTACTATTTTATCCAGCATGGGCTTTTGCATTGCCCATTTGGGTCCTTAGAGTTCCTCTCTCTTTGTTGGAATCGGGAGTATGGATTATCATCACTTACTATACGATTGGCTTTGCTCCTGCAGCTAGTAG GTTTTTCCGTCAACTATTGGCATTCTTCTGTGTGAATCAAATGACTCTATCCCTTTTCCGCTTATCTGCTGCAATTGGAAGAACAAGGGTTTTGGCTGTCTCACTTTCTAGCATAGCAGTTTTAGTTGCTTTCATCTCAAGTGGATTTATTGTTTCAAGAG ATGATATCGAACCATGGATGATATGGTGCTATTATGCTTCACCTATGATGTATGGAATGACAGCAATAGCCACTAACGAATTCCTAGACATAAGATGGAGTACT CCTAATAATGACCCCAGAATTAATGAGCCCACAATTGGGAAGGCTATTCTTAGAGCCAAAGGCATAGTTACAGAAGACTATTGGTATTGGATATCTATTAGTGCTCTTATAGGATATTCTCTACTTTTCAACGTTTGTTTCGTTCTCGCTCTAACTTATTTGAATC catTCGGAAATTCTAAATCTATCATATTGGAAGAAGACGACAATGAGAAAAGCACACTGGCATCATTGTCAATGGAGAAAACAACAGCAGAAATGACAGAGAAGAGTTCAGCTTCAAATGCTCAATGGGTTGAag GTGTTGACATGGATGGGAGAAACAAGTCACATAGTTCAATTTCTATACATGAAGAGCATGCAAAATCCAAGAAGGGAATGGTGTTACCCTTTCAGCCTCTATCACTTGCTTTTGAAAATGTGAACTACTATATCGATGTGCCAAAT GAAATGAAGACACAAGGAATTAAAGAGAATAGACTCCAACTACTACGAGACATAAGTGGTTCTTTCAGGCCTGGAATTTTAACAGCATTAGTTGGTGTAAGTGGTGCAGGAAAAACCACCTTGATGGATGTTCTTGCAGGAAGAAAAACCGGTGGCTATATTGAAGGAAGTATCAACATATCTGGCTATCCTAAAAACCAAGAAACGTTTGCTCGAATTAGCGGTTATTGTGAACAAAATGATATACATTCTCCACATATTACAATCTATGAATCTCTTATGTTTTCTGCTTGGTTGAGACTTAGTAAGGAGGTTGATATAAAAACTCGAAAG ATGTTTATTGAGGAAGTTCTAGAGTTGGTCGAGCTATATCCAGTCAGAAATTTCATAGTCGGTCTTCCTGGAATAGATGGTTTATCATTTGAGCAGAGAAAGAGGCTTACAATTGCAGTAGAATTGGTTGCAAATCCTTCCATTATATTTATGGATGAGCCAACAACTGGTCTTGATGCTAGAGCTGCAGCAGTTGTTATGCGTACTGTTAGAAACACAGTTGACACAGGAAGAACTGTTGTATGCACAATTCATCAACCAAGCATTGATTTGTTTGAACATTTTGATGAG CTGCTTTTGATGAAGAGAGGTGGACAAGTGATATATGAAGGTCCTCTTGGTCAAAATTCTGAGAAACTTATAGAGTACTTTGAG GCTATTAAAGGAATTCCTAAGATTGAGGATGGATATAATCCAGCCTCATGGATGCTGGACATAACTTCTCTTGTGGTTGAGTCTCAACTTAATATAGATTTTGCTGAATTATACATTAAGTCAGGCCTTTACCA AAGGAACCAGGAACTTATCAAAGAACTATCTACACCAGCACTAGGAATAAAGGACCTGTACTTTCCGTCTAAATGCTCCCAATCATTTGTTACTCAATGCTACGCTTGCTTATGGAAACAGTACTTATCCTATTGGAGGAATCCACAATACAATGCTAACAGATTCTTCATGACAATAGTTTTTGGCGTTATCTTTGGACTTGCTTATTGGAAAAAAGGAGATAAGAT GCAAAAAGAACAAGATTTGTTGAATATGATTGGAGTTATGTATTCATCTTGTATTTTCCTTGGAGGCGCCAATGCAAACATTGTACAACCTGTTGTTGCAATAGAAAGGATAGTTCTCTACCGGGAAAGATCTGCTGGAATGTACTCAGAATTGCCCTATGCAATTGGCCAG GTAGCAATTGAAATAACTTATGTTGTAATCCAAAGTCTAGTATATTCCATTATCCTCTTCTCGATGATTGGGTTTCACCAACAAGTTGAACATTTCCTTTGGCTCTACTTCTTCATATTCATGTCCTTTATCTGCTTCACATTATATGGAATGATGATTGTGGCTCTAACACCAAATCTTCAAATTTCTACAATCGTTATAACTTTCTTCACATGCTTATGGAACCTATTCTCTGGCTTTCTTATTCCAATGACG aaaatTCCAATATGGTGGAGGTGGTATTATTGGGCATCTCCTGTGGCATGGACAATAGACGGATTGGTGACATCACAGGTGGGTGACATGAACAATCCAATAGAGGTTCCTGGCTTTAGACCCATGACAGTAAAAGATTATCTTGAGAGGCAGTTTGGCTTTAGAGAGAACTTCCTTGGATTTGTTGCTTTGGCTCATATAGCTTTCAGCcttgtatttctttttgtatttgCTTATGGCATCAAGTTTTTAAATTTCCAAAAAAGATGA